TTATTGCAGTTTAAATACCAACACACCAAATCAGTGATGGCTGCAACCACTTAGAAAAGCCACCTCAGTTTTGCAAACTAAGTTTGTAGCACGAAGCCAGCCCTTCGAACACCCTACTTTTATTTATGTAAATCATAAACTTAAGCCCACAAAGGCCATTAAGCCTGATTTAGGTAGAGTTTGCAGATAATTAACCTAAGGAGTATATGTAGTTAAAAATTAAAATCTGTAATATGCAAAATTAGTAAAACTTATGACAAACCAACATCGACAATTCTTCGGCCACCCACGCGGGCTGTTCCTCCTGTTTGGCACTGAGCTTTGGGAGCGCTTCTCTTACTATGCAATGCGCGCCATTCTTGTGCTTTATCTTACCGACACCACCCTCAATGGCGGTCTCGGCTGGTCCACCAAAGATGCCCTTGACCTCTACGGCATCTATACTGGGCTGGTTTATATAACCCCTATGATTGGTGGCTATCTGGCTGACAACTACCTTGGCCAACGTCGATCCATTTTGATCGGTGGTGCCCTAATGGCAGTCGGACAATTTACTTTGGCGCTGCCTGCCGACATGATTGGTATGAGCGTTACTCACAGTTTTTATCTTGGTCTGGCACTGCTAATCGTAGGTAACGGGCTATTCAAACCAAACATTTCAACTATGGTCGGTGACCTTTACCAAGAAGGTGATAACCGCCGAGACGGTGCGTTTACTATCTTCTACATGGGGATCAATATTGGTGCGCTACTGGCAGGTGTCATCTCTGGCTCGGTGACCAACGAACTCGGTTGGAAAGCGGGCTTTGTTGTTGCCGGGATCGGTATGCTCATTAGCCTTGTTATGCAGATGACACTGGCAAGATCTTGGCTTGGAGACATTGGTGTGGTTCCAGCGGCCACGCGTGACCTTGAGAACAAGCAATCAGCTCAAAAACAGCCTCTTACTAAGCAAGAAGTTGATCGTCTGAAAGTTATCTTGGTTATGGGGCTGTTTGTCATCGTTTTCTGGGCCGGTTTCGAACAAGCGGGCGGCCTGATGAACATCTACACGCAGCAGTACACCGACCGCATGATTGGCAACTTTGAAGTGCCAGCGGCCTGGTTCCAGTCATTGAACCCGTTCTTCATCATTACTCTGGCACCTGTACTCGCAGCGCTGTGGGTCAAACTTGGGCCTAAAGAGCCAAACTCTCCAGTTAAATTTGCCCTTGCTCTATTCTTCCTTGCGTTAGGCTTCCTATGTATGGTGGGCGCAGTTATGGAACAAGGCGGAGACACAGCAGTAAAAACCTCAATGTTGTGGCTCGTTGGCGCCTTCTTCTTCCACACGCTAGGCGAGCTATGCCTGTCGCCTATTGGTCTGTCACTGGTCACCAAACTCGCTCCGTTGCGTCTAGCGTCGCTGATGATGGGCGCTTGGTTTGGCTTCAACGCCATTGCTAACTACGTGGCGGGATTGATTGGCTCACACGTCGGCGAGCTGGGCGCAATGCCTATTTTCGGTGGTATTGCTATTGCGGCCACTGTATCAGGTGTGATTCTGCTTATGTTCTCAAATACATTAGTCCGTTGGATGCATGGTGCAGAAACCCCCATCAGTAATGCAGTACAAGTGGAACAACAGCAAGCTCAGGTTGCTTAAACTCTAGTCTGTTATAAAAACGCCCGGCCAGTTGGCCAGGCGTTTTGGTCGTTAACCTAATCAATGGAATCAGTTCAGACTGGTCACTCGAC
The sequence above is drawn from the Vibrio sinaloensis genome and encodes:
- a CDS encoding peptide MFS transporter, with amino-acid sequence MTNQHRQFFGHPRGLFLLFGTELWERFSYYAMRAILVLYLTDTTLNGGLGWSTKDALDLYGIYTGLVYITPMIGGYLADNYLGQRRSILIGGALMAVGQFTLALPADMIGMSVTHSFYLGLALLIVGNGLFKPNISTMVGDLYQEGDNRRDGAFTIFYMGINIGALLAGVISGSVTNELGWKAGFVVAGIGMLISLVMQMTLARSWLGDIGVVPAATRDLENKQSAQKQPLTKQEVDRLKVILVMGLFVIVFWAGFEQAGGLMNIYTQQYTDRMIGNFEVPAAWFQSLNPFFIITLAPVLAALWVKLGPKEPNSPVKFALALFFLALGFLCMVGAVMEQGGDTAVKTSMLWLVGAFFFHTLGELCLSPIGLSLVTKLAPLRLASLMMGAWFGFNAIANYVAGLIGSHVGELGAMPIFGGIAIAATVSGVILLMFSNTLVRWMHGAETPISNAVQVEQQQAQVA